The genome window AATCTATTTGTGAAGACTCCATGTTTATTGTCTTGTATTATGAAGTGAATATTGTATCTGTGAATATGAAACAACATAAGATTGTTTGAAGAAGTTATTCCCTAAATTATGTCCTTTTCTTGGCAAGCTCTTGGCTAGTGACAATTTGTCTTCATTTTTTGACTAAATTTGtagctttcttttttaattttatggtaTTAGGTAACTAATAGcggtcactctctctctttttttattttttttatttttatttttatttttttaatgtattaattaattttttattgtttgtgtgtgtaGTTTATTGCTGGTTGTGGGAAATTTTTTGAGGGAACAGCAGAGCAGATGTATCAATCGCTATGTGTAACATTGGGTTCATTGCCAAAGCCAACTCGAGTATACTGTGGCCATGAGGTAATGGTATTTTGTTACTATCCtttctttgggttgattttgagttcataaggataaattaattttgtacAAGGAGTTGGGGTTGCTTTTATTGTGTCCATGTGTGTAGATTTTTCTACTGTTGATGTATACTTATTGCATAATATTCCATCTGGCGTAATTACTATCAATAATCACTGGTTTGTATCTATAACCACCTCAAAATCTCTTTACTTATATTACATAAAAGGCCCCAGGTATATACCTTGTTTCATATTTCTTATTCTGGCCGGTAATGGattagagaaaaatataaaaccatATAACATTTTGTGATTTACCTAGGTAACTAGTTTCAATTCTCTGGCaatcactttctctctctattgtCTTTGTTTAATGGTTACCAAATTAATTTATGAACAAGGCCTAAATGAAGCATAGAATTTAATCAATGATTTCCTGCTTTTCTCTCCTCCATTACTACCTAGAATAACAATAGCAAATTACAAAGATGGACATAGGCTTCAAATTGaaagtattttttaaatttaggacTTCAATTGGCAAAGTAAAAAACTTGTGACCTAATCTGTATAAAGGTATAGACTTCTAGGTCTTTTTATGTAATTTCCACAAATAAGAAACCACCTCAAAATCTCAAGCATTTTTTGAACAATAATGTTTCtgataaaaatattagaaatcAAGTAGTTagtatttgtgatattttctgGAGCCTAAATGGAAATGGTTGCTAAATGGTTATAGCTGTATCACATGCATGTGTAAAAGAATAATGGGAATACATGAATTGTGTGGGCCTGATTTATTATTGTATCTTTTGTTGAGTGTCGGATTGTGTTTCTATGGTCATTTCAATAGCAGTATAGTTAGAGAGATATGGTTTAGATCAAGATACCTTCATTGGGTAATGGTTTATCAACATAGGTTCACAATGAGTTCTCCACTTTTCATCTTCCATCATGTTAGTGAGTGATACTGTGATAGTATGGTAGTCATGGACTTGTAAACATGAGTTGGTTATCAAAATTTGCTGATTCCAAAATTTCTAACAAATAGTGTTCATGTGATTAGAAGTATGATACAACCTCCACTGTCATAATGCTGTGCCTTTTCTCCCACATGGGGACTATGGTGACAAAAGAGAGAATACTGGGGACGCAAGTAAATGTTAAAGAGGAGATTATTTGGTTATGCTTTGAGGGGGTAATCAGGGATCTCCTAAAAAGAGTtccattttttctaaaatgtgACCATATGAGAGTGAGGACATATATAACATGTGCAAGTGAGCATTAGTGTATCGTAAGATGAAAAATTTAGAAGGTTTCTACCTTGAAAGGAGAAAGGGAATATGTCCTTAATTGCATTTATTGAAGTTAATTGTGTTACAATCTCTATTGACAGCTTAACTCTTTGTTACACTTGTGCCCCCTGTCAGATTTTCCtttgtttgaaatttcaaagttcTGGTTATATTTTTCTACAGTACACGGTGAAAAACTTGCAGTTTGCTCTGACAGTTGAACCAGATAATGTTAAGATGCAACAAAAGTTAACATGGGCCCAGCATCAGCGGCAGGCAGGCCTTGCCACTATTCCCTCAACCATTGAGGAAGAATTAGAAACAAATCCATTCATGCGGGTTGATCTACCTGAAATCCAGGTTACTTTTCTCCTCTAAGAATTACCTTTTTCTTCATGTTGGACAAAATTAACTAGTGATATATCGTAAAGGGACTAGAATGTGTATGGTTACTGTATGTAGAGTCTAGATGTATCGCTACTTACTGTGTTCTTTTCATTTTGTCTTCATCAACCATGGCGTATCTGCTAGAGAGAGCTTTCTAATATATCTACTTGTGCCATACAATTTATGTAGACGTTGCTTATATTTTACAGGCGAGGGTTGGTTGTGGTTCGCCTGTTGAAGCTATCCAGGAGATAAGAAAGCGGAAGGACAACTGGAGGGGCTAATAGATGATCTGCATAatgctttttccctttttaccatgtgtgtgtgttaataAAGTCACGAGTTTGTGAAATATTACACCCCTTCCAGAGAGATCTCTGTGTGCTTCGGTTGGCAGGGTCTTAGATTACTATTTTCTTGGCATGTGTGGCAGAATTACCGAGTCTTTGTGGTGATGAATGTCTCTTTAACTATATTACTAGTTTTATGTCTgggagaatatatatatatatatatatattgattgtgGTAATTTAATAGTcttattgaaattgaataaatataatagataaaaaataaaagaataaaatttgataaaagttAGTTTAAAACGAGTCTTTATCTATACTATgaaaaagtttttattcaaactaaaaattgtaaaagattATTGAACTCTCCTGTCAAGAAGAACACAGAGAGAAGAGTAAATAAGACAGACTAGCTCACTGATGGTAGAACGTGatggtagagagagaaagaccaCGAAGCTCTGAAGAAGAAGACACGTTAGAAAGAAGCATCAAGAAGTTCAAGGACGTCCACCACGAGATAGAAACTCCCTCTGAGTTCCTGGGTAATGGAGATAAGATCAAAAGCTATAAAGACAAGCTAGTTGGATCGATACCAGGCACATATGAGCAAGCTTTTGGATTTGACTCTGGCATGGAGGAGGAGGTGAACTCTGATGACGAGGATGATGAACTTTGCGAAGGTATGGTTTCCCTTAAATTTTCGAAAGATGAAAAAACAAGGATTCATGCTTCTTGGGGAAAGGCTATCATTGTTAAGATTTTTGGTCATAGTCTTGGGTATTCATTCTTGGTGGAGAGACTGAGGTCCATGTGGAAACCTGTTGGTAAGGTGGACTGTGTCAATGTGGGTCACGATTTTTTCCTTATCAAATTTGAACTTCAGTCTGACTTGGATGAGGTGATCAAGGGGGGGCCCTGGTTTGTTGGTCAGCAATTCATATCTATCCGCCAATGGGAACTTGAGTTCAAGGCATCACTTGCTTTGTGTTTGACTATTACAGTGTGGGTTAGATTGGCTGAACTTCCTATAGAGTTCTATGAACCACCCATGCTCAAGAAAATTGGAAAGACCATTGGTCCAGTCCTTAGAATTGATTCTTATACTTTGAACGGGGAGAAAGGACGTTTCGTGAGGATTTGCGTTCAGATAGATGTCAATAAACCCCTTGTTAGATCTATAAAGATTAGACGGATGATACAGCCAGTACAATATGAGGGTCTTAATTCTTTATGCTTTGCCTATGGGCGTTTGGGTCATAGGAAGGATCACTGCCCAACTGTGATTAAGAAGCTAGAATCACCTATGGAAAACTCAGGGAGTCAGACCTCAGATTCTCCTACACGTAGAGAAGAGCAGGTGGATGGGGGCAATAATGAGCATAGCGTGTATAGGGAGTGGATGATGgtaaagaggaagaagaagaagccaactGTCAAAGCCTAAGTCCCACGTAGAGATGACACCATTTCGGGGGCCATGCGCAAGGAAAATGCGTTAGTGGGATGGAGTGTTCACCATACACCTCGAGACTCAAACACTGACATTGGGGAAGATATGAAAAGAAAGGTGAGACCCTCGAGAGGATCTGATGGGACCAATTCGGTTAGTCCCCAACTAAACTTGGGTTTGGGAGACCAAATTAGCCCTTTTGTAAGTAAAAACAAGAATGTTCTAGTTAGAAACCATGGTAGGGCCCCTAAATCCCCACAAAACCATGGTTTGAATTCTAATTCCTTGGGCTGGGAAAGTAGACCATGGCCTTCAAAACCCAGTGTGTATGCCCAAACTCAAAGCCTCCCTCTCCCTGCCTCTGGTTTTCATTTTGGTGCGAGCTCAAGTGTAGATGGAGTAGGTAGTTGTGAAGTGGGCAATCTTTCTTAGAGGAAAGGTAATTCCAATTGGAGACAAAACGATAGAAGGCATCCAGAGAGATCCAACAGATATAATGGGGTGGTACGATGTGGAAGCAATGGAAGCTTGGAAGAACCTCTTTCCACTCACAGAGGTGAGTGCTCATCTGGGCTTTCTTCCAATGGAGGACGAAACTTGGATTTTGACCCCAAATCCATTCTGGCACTTCCTCATGGATAAGCCAAAGTTCCCGCCTCTGATTGTAACTCCCTCGCATTTACAAGAATGTCCCTCATGGAAGCCCCTTTGTGAAAAATCTCTAAGTGTCCTGGAGGGGATTCATCTGAAACCGGTCATATCTCAGAGGAAGGTTTTGCTGGACAGACCCATAGAACTAGCGCTAATGGGGAATTTATTCATGGTGAAACTATTGCAGTTCTCGATGACTCCCATAGCATGCACACTGAACATACGCAGCAACTAGGCATAGTTTGGGATTTTGAAGCACGTAGTGAACCTGTTTCTAGAGATTATTCGGGAGAAGAACTTGCTGAGGCAAGCATGGACATTGAGGGAGATAGGGGAGAAGCCATCTCCTACGTGGTTTGACTTACGCACTACCCCTACTCCAATTATGAATATACTCATCTGGAATTATAGAGGGGCTATGAAGCCCACCTTTAAGAAGACTGTCTTGGATTTGGTTGAATGGCATCAACCCATTATTTTCGTGATTATTGAAGCCTACTTAACCGAGACTATTGGCTATGTTGGCGGGATTTGGCTTCTGTGGCGCTCGGACTTTATTTCTATGGACATCCTTTCTGCCACTGAGCAGGAGATCCATGGTATTGTTCAGGTTAGATCCCTTTCCCAACCTTGGCTTTTAAGTGCAATTTATGGTAGTCCTCGCTTTAGAGAAAGGTGTATTCTCTAGAACAAccttagagttttatttgtgaGGCACAATCTCCCTTAGGTTGTTATGGGGGATTTTAACGATGCCATTAAgggagaggagaaaaaaaagggggaaatgGGATTTGCAGGAGGCAGGTGTATGAATACACTGATTTTATGGATTTTTGTAACTTACTGGACCTTGTATTCTCTAGGTCAATTTTTACTTGAACCAATAAAAGGGACATTTCAGGGTTAATTCAGCAGAGATTAGATAGGGTTTGGGCTAATTCGGATTGGAAAGCTTGCTTCCCTGAGGCAATGGTTAAGCATTTAGTGCGGATTAATTCTGATCATTGCCCTCTCCTTCTCTCCTTTATCCCTAACCTGTGCCGTTGTGGGGATAGACCCTTCCGCTTCTAGCCCATTTGGCTTAGCCACGAGGGTTTCCCCTCCATTGTTAAGGATGCTTGGGAAGGAAACCATCCGAACATTAATAATGCTATTCTTTCGTTTATCTAGAAAGAAAAAGCTTGGAACATGGATGTATTTGGGAATATTTTCTGGAAGAAAAAGAATCTGATTGCGAAAATTCTTGGTGCGGAAAAGGCCTTAGGCCGTTTTTCCTCTTAAAGATTGATTAATCTTCATATGTCCTTGTCTGAGGATTTGGGGCATTTCTTGGGTCTGGAAGAACTTTGGGGTATTAAAGCCAGAACTAATTGGCTTATACAAGGTGAACGAAATACGAAATTATTTCATATGTCCACCCTTATCCGTAGAAGTGGCAATCGTATTCATCGCATCCAGGATTCTGTTGGGAATTGGGAAGAAGATCCTAAGAGAGTTCAAAGGATTTTTCTAAATGGTTTTGCTAATCTTTACCAAACTGAACAAGTTTAATGCCCCCTGGAGCCTACCACTATTCCTATTTGGGGCAATCGACTATTTGATTCAGAAGCTCTTAATTTGGTTACCCCCCTTCTGATGTTGAGATTCTATTTACACTTAACTCCATGAAACCCTTTAAAGCTCTTAGACCTGATGGCCTCCATGCTGGGTTCTTTCAAAAGTTCTGGATGGTTGTGGGGAATTCTGTGAAGTTTGGCGTCAAGCATATgtttagaaccaaaaaaattcctCAGCACCTTAACAAAACTCTCATTGTCCTCATATCGAAGCAGTTTGGGCCTGAAACAATCAACCACTTTCAGCCCATCAGTTTGTGTAACACCATCTACAAGATTGTCACAAAAATCCTAGTTCAAAGAATGAAGCATCTCATGCCCATTCTCGTTTCGCCCTCCCAAACAGCCTTCATCTCGAGTAGGAGAGGTACAGACAATGTTATTATGGCACAGGAGCTTATGTACACCCTCGAGAAAAAGAAAGGGCATCAAGGCTACATGATTATAAAGATTGACTTGGAAAAGGCATTTGACCGCATGGAATGGAGTTTTGTGAGAAGCATATTTTTTAGTATGGGGTTTCACCAAGACACTATAGACCTGATCCTTAGTTGTATATCGTCCACTGATGTGTCTCTACTCTTTAATGGCTCTTAGTTGGAGGAATTTCAGCCTTCTCGGGGACTGAGACAAGGGGACCCTGTTTCCccttatattttcattttatgcaTGGAATTCCTAAGTACCTTAATTCAAAGGAAATGTAAGGAAGGTGACTGGACTAGAGTCAAAGCTTTTCAGAGTGGACTTGGTTTTTCCCACATGTTTTTTGTGGATGACCTCTTATTATTTGCTAGTACAAGCCAAAGAAACACTGAGGCTGTTAGTGAAGTTTTGGATGAGTGTTGCAGTCTCACGGGGCAGAAGATTAGCCTAGCTAAGTCCAAAATATTCTTTTCTGCCAATACCTCAAAGGAGGATAAGGAAAGGGTTGTCCAACATCTTGGCATTGTTGAAACCTCCAATCTTGGAATATACCTTGGATTCCCCATACTTCATAATGGAAGGAGAAGAAATGATTTTCAATTTGTGGTGGAAAGGGTCCAATCAAAGCTTGCGGGTTGGCAATCAAAGTGCCTCTCTCCTGCAGGCAGACTTGTTCTCTTAAAAGCGGCGGTATCTCCCATACCAGAGTATTTTATGCAATGCTGTAAACTTCTTGCTAGAGTCTGTGATGATGTGGACAGACTTGTAAGGGACTTCCTATGGGGGTCaactttaaataaaaagaaaattcaccTGGTGGGATGGAGTAAAATAACTAACCCGAAGGAGTTGGGGGGTCTGGGGATCTTCCAAGCAAAGGCTCGGAATTCTACTCTGTTAGCTAAACTTTGTTGGAGAATTGCCTTTAGTTCTGATAAGCCTTGGGCCCAAATGCTAATCAGCAAGTATCTTACCCCTGCTAGACTCGGTGAAGGTGGAAGAAAGCTTCCTGCTTCTGGCATCTGGGCTGCTTGCAAGGCTGGTGGggttattttcttttgggaatGAGGATAATGTGGGTGTAATTAATTTTGTGCAACATGTACCTCGAAGATAAAACTGACAATACTGCTTCAATGACATCATCACCAACAATATTCCAATACTTtcgaaaaaagaaaggagacatACCATCTGGACCCGGTGATTTTGATGGATGCATTTAGAAGAGTGCTTGTTGGACCTCTTCTAGGCGGTATGGTTGTAGGAGTGAGTGGTTCATATCTAGTGTGACAACCCGATCCACTTTATCAAGTACTAAATCCATTTGGGTGGGGTTTGTAGTACTAAATCCATTTGGGTGGCCTTTGGAAATACCTTTTGACTACTCCCTCTATTTCAGCATCTGATGTACACCATCTCCCCCCCATCATCCAAAAGGCcatcaatattattttttcgACGGCATTGACTAGCCCTTTGATGAAAGAACTTGGTGTTCTTGTCGCCAGCAGGTAGCCAAATGGATCTAGAACGTTGTCTCCAAGCCAATTCTTCTTGATACAAGAGCTTATTGATATCATCCCTTACTTTTTGTATCAACTCCAAATTTGCTGGATCATTTTGTGCTCTAAGGGTTTGGAGTTGTTGTTTTTTCTCCTCAATCCGTGTTCCAGTGCTTCCCATATTCCGACTCCAAGCTACAAAGGCCATACGACAATCCCTTATTTTTGAGAATAATCGAAATATAGGGTTGCCCCTTGGTGGTTCCTTACTCCATACCTCTTGGATAATGGCTTCGCATTCGGGATGTGTCGCCCATTTTTCCTCAAACCTTTTCgggattttctttctttttgtattgCCTACACTACCATTGATGATTATAAAAATTGGGTCATGGTCCGAATATGATACCTGTAAATGGTTCACCACTGCATGAGGAAACCTTTCTCTCCAATCCAGTGTAGCACATGCCTTATCCAGACACTCTTGAACAAAAGCATCTCCAGGCCTTCCATTTTGCCATGTAAAAATATTACCCCGGTACCCCAGATCTATCAGTCCACAGTGCAATAATGCATTACGAAAAGCCTGCATAAGTCGGTGGGGTTTGGGGAGCCTGCCTTGCTTCTCTGCTGAGTTCAGAATTTCGTTGAAATCTCCCAAGCATACCCACGACAGTGAGTCTCTAGTGTGTAGATGTCTCAGATAACTCCATGATTCATGTCGGCGATGTTCTTCCGGTCTCCCATAAAAACCGGTAAGTCTCCAAGGATTGGCTGGGTCAATCATGATATAGGCATTGATGTGATATTGAGAGTAGATCTGAATGTGTAAAGTGATCTCCTCCTTCCAGAGCATAGCTAGGCCACTTGCCCTATGGATGCAAGGAATAGCGAGCATATTATCGTACCTCAATTCTGCTTGTATTGTTTTCATCTCATCCACCGTCCGTTTCGTCTCCATTAGAAATAGGACCTTGGGAACTTTCTCCCTCACCAAATGAGAAAGGACTGCGCCTGCTagggggttcccaagccccttGCAGTTCCAGCTTAACACGTTCATTGCGCTCGGCGGGGCTGGCTGTCGGCCTTCGCCGCTGTGTATGGTGAGTAAGTTTTCTGTGTCTTGCTTCGCTTCCTTCCCCCCGTGCTACCTTCATCCTTGCTAGATATTCTCTGTAGTTTCAGCCCAACTTCTTGTTGTCCGTCAATCTCAGTCTGTATTAGTTTTGGTCTTGTTTCGGTATCGTCTCGGCGCTTTTGCTTTTTCCACCTATGTGTTTCAGATGGAGGCTTCTTTTTGGCGTCACATGGAGAGGCACGTGCCTTATTATTAATCATGTCAGCTAGGGTTTCCTCACATGGGTCGGTGGTATTAACTCTCTCATCCGTTTCCACATACGTGACTGGCAGCGTTTTTAGGTTCTTCCTTAGAATATCGGGTTGCATGATTTTAGGGATATTAGTTTGCATTGCGCATTGATGTTGGGGTTGCTCATTGCTCACTGCTCACCGAATTACTCTCCTCCAATAATTCCGTAGTTAATGTCTGCCGTTTCTCTCTGTCAGTAAAGGTTGGCCAGGTTTGCCGTCGCTGAGCTCGTGCTGTGCTGTCGTGGTGTTTGCAATGGCCAATGGGTCCTTAGCTTGATCACCGGTACCATCGCTGCCACCTGACTGTGCTCTGGAATTCCTGCCACCCGATTTAGTTTGACGTCAGACCCCCACCTTGAGCCACTCCCCATACAGCCTTTCACCCATTGTAGCAGAGACTTTACTCAGGCATTCCTTTGCTTCATGTCCGAGCTTACCACAACTAAAATACAGCCCCACCAATCTTTCATATTGG of Quercus lobata isolate SW786 chromosome 8, ValleyOak3.0 Primary Assembly, whole genome shotgun sequence contains these proteins:
- the LOC115957243 gene encoding uncharacterized protein LOC115957243, encoding MVERERPRSSEEEDTLERSIKKFKDVHHEIETPSEFLGNGDKIKSYKDKLVGSIPGTYEQAFGFDSGMEEEVNSDDEDDELCEGMVSLKFSKDEKTRIHASWGKAIIVKIFGHSLGYSFLVERLRSMWKPVGKVDCVNVGHDFFLIKFELQSDLDEVIKGGPWFVGQQFISIRQWELEFKASLALCLTITVWVRLAELPIEFYEPPMLKKIGKTIGPVLRIDSYTLNGEKGRFVRICVQIDVNKPLVRSIKIRRMIQPVQYEGLNSLCFAYGRLGHRKDHCPTVIKKLESPMENSGSQTSDSPTRREEQVDGGNNEHSVYREWMMVKRKKKKPTVKA